From Girardinichthys multiradiatus isolate DD_20200921_A chromosome 13, DD_fGirMul_XY1, whole genome shotgun sequence:
ATAAAAAACTGTTCCaagtaaaagaagaaataaGCACATTTCCAATACTCTCTCAAAAAGTATTACCTTGCTTCtacatttgcattatttgcacACATGGTATAATATGATGCAATGTTTGTTTCTCACTCAAAATAAATCAGGCCAAACTTTTCCAACATTCCTCCTATATGTTAAAATCCTATatgtttatatacatatatatatatatatatatatatatatatatatatatatatatatatatatatatgtatgtatgtggagagagagagaaagagagagagagagagaaagtctGGTAAAGAGTGGTATCATAGAACTATAGTTGAAGGATTAAATTCGCACACTGGCATACTCTTTAACTAGAGTAGTAACAACTAAGCTATGAAgtaaaaatgaaggaataagGAAACCTACTGACAAAATAGTAAAAAGGACCAAATAAGAATAAAGCTGGACCaaataaccaataaaatgatgcagtgatatcacagtttattttgaatatGTATGTTTAAGAACAAAGGTTTTTTGAGGAATTTGGAATGAGCCGAAATTATCTctgaaagctaacaaaaaacACAGCTTATGGGTGTTCAAACAAAAAGTTCACAATGCAAAGGAGAAGGggcaaataaaatgttatttttagtaaaataatgtttcaaaattatttgctgaattaaaaatcaaaaacattttggacaaCTGACTTCCCAAGGTTGTGTTAACTAGCTCTCACAGTGGCTGATTGAATGGAGTGATGGACCACTTAGATGGTGGTGAAACATGGATGTGGACTCACAATTTGGCCAGCGTGAAGATGTCACATCAGGAAtttgtgtgggaggtttcatggctaaattggaccagcctggtagccagtcttcattgattgcacattgcaccagtaacagcagagtgtgaatgttcaattagcagggtaagagcacagtttagctcaaaatattgaaatgcgcacaacattatggatgacataccagagttcaaaagaggacaaattgttggtgcatgtcttgctggtgcatctgtgaccaagacagcaagtctttgtgatgtatcaagagccacggtatccagggtaatgtcagcataccaccaagaaggacgaaccacatccaacaggattaactgtggacgcaagaggaagttgtctgaaagggatgttcgggtgctaacctggattgtatccaaaaaacataaaaccacggctgcccaaatcacggcagaattaaactctcctgtttccaccagaactgtccgtcgggagctccacagggtcaatatacccggccgggctgctatagccaaacctttggtcactcatgccaatgccaaacgtcggtttcaatggtgcaaggattgcaaatcttgggctgtggacaatgtgaaacatgtattgttctctgatgagtccacctttactgttttccccacatctgggagaattacggtgtggagaagccccaaagaagcataccacccatactgttgcatgcccagagtgaagcatgggggtggatcagtgatggtttgggctgccatatcatagcattcccttggcccaatacctgtgctagatgggcacgtcactgccaaggactaccgaaccattcttgaggaccatgtgcatccaatggttcaaacattgtatcctgaaggtggtgccgtgtatcaggatgacaatgcaccaatacacacagcaagactggtgaaatattggtttgatgaacatgaaagtgaagttgaacatctcccatggcctgcacagtcaccagatctaaatattattgagccactttggggtgttttggaggagcgagtcaggaaacgtttacctccaccagtatcacgtagtgacctggcctctatcctgcaagaagaatggcttaaaatccctctgaccactgtgcaggacttgtatatgtcattcccaagacgaattgatgctgtattggccgcaaaaggaggccctacaccatactaataaattactgtggtctaaaaccaggtgtttcagttttattgtccaacccctgtatatatatatatatatatatatatatatatatatacagtacagaccaaatgtttggacacactttctcattcaaagagttttctttattttcatgactatgaatattgtagcttcacactggaggcatcaaaactatgaattaacacatgtggaattatatactgatcaaacaaatgtgaaacaactgaaaatatgtcttatattctaggttcttaaagtagccaccttttgctttgattactgctccgtacactcttggcattctgttgatgagcttcaaaaggaagtcacctgaaatggttttccaaaagtTTTGAAGGAGTtctcagagatgcttagcacttgttggcccttttgccttcactctgcggtccagctcaccccaaaccatctcgattgggttcaggtccagtgactgtggaggccaggtcatctggcgcagcacccatcactctccttcttggtcaaatagcccttacacagcctggaggtgtgtttggggtcattgtcctgttgaaaaataaatgatggtccaactaaacgcaaaccagatggaatagcatgccgctgcaagatgctgtgctAGCCAttctggttcagtatgccttcaattttgaataaatccccaacagtgttaccagcaaagcacccccacaccatcacacctcctcctccatgcttcacggtgggaaccaggcatgtagagtccatccgttcaccttttCTGCGCCCctcaaagacacggtggttggaaccaaagaacTCAAACTTGGGtttatcagaccaaagcacagatttccactggtctaatgtccattccttgtgttctttagcccaaacaagtctcttctgcttgttgcctgtcctcagcagtagTTTCCAAGTAGCTATTTtgccatgaaggcctgattcacacagtctcctcttaacagttgttctagagatgtgtctgctgctagaactctgtgtggcattgacctgttctctctctctgagctgctgttaagttgcgattgttatgattctggcacgtctgctctaccctgtctccctggctgcaatcagcagattagatgcacctggtggctgctgcagtgtagtgcaatctgtggaataccaagcacctgtgtcttccctgatatatatatactgactctgacaagcagacggtgccagatttttgaaagccatcgtgtgagtagatatccagcgttccttcctgtctgatcattgttcttgaccttgccttggtttttggatttatgcctctgcctgctcactgtcggactgtttggattttggttgttgaccttgtttcctgcatctggtttatgcctctacCTGCCCCTtacctgacgcctcttgttcctatcgttgaccctgtttctgtccttggattattgagccagcctagccctcggattattcagcctggagtcacttcttacctgtgctgtggatcaCCGCCttccgcccactgaggtttcccctctgggtttcaagttccactcaagacaaaagcaggttagtggcttttctgatccctgcaaaatctggagagactacaagtcactaatccctctttctgcctcagtgattcctggaagctgtgaggagtgtttcctgtgtgacgttttcctgtggctgaataaaccttttaaactttcatactgtgtctggctgaatcttgggtccgcctttttctgattcatagcagagatttctgaggctggtgactcggatgaacttattgtccgcagcagaggtgactcttggtcttcctttcctggggcggtcctcatgtgagccagtttctttgtagcgcttgatggcttttgcgactgcacttggggacactttcaaatttttcccaattgttcggactgactgaccttcatttcttaaagtaatgatggccactcgtttttctttccttagctgattttttcttgccataatacaaattctaacagtctattcagtaggactatcagctgtgtactgtatccacctcctgcacaacacaactgatggtcccaaccccatttttaaggcttgaaatcccacttattaaacctgacagggcacacctgtgtagtgaaaaccatttcaggtgactacctcttgaagctcatcaacagaatgccaagagtgtgcggagcagtaatcaaagcaaaaggtggctactttgaagaacctagaatataaaacatattttcagttgtttcacacttttttgttctgtATATAATTCTCGTGCTCGTACTCGttctcgtcatcttccgctttatccgggaccggttcgtgggggcagcagactcagcagagacacccagacatccctctccccagacacctcctccagcttctccggggggagcccaaggcattcccaggccagccgagagacatagtccctccagcatctcctgggtcgtcccctgggcctcctcctggtgggatgtgcctggaacacctcccgaggaaggcgtccaggaggcatccggtatagatgcctgagccacctcaactggctcctctcgatgtggaggagcagcggctctactccgagaccctcccagatggctgagctcttcgccctatctctaagggtgtgcccggcaaccctatggaggaagctcatttcagccgcttgtatccgggatctcgttctttcggtcatgacccaaagttcatggccataggtgagggtaggaacgtagaccaaccggtaaatcgagagtttcgcttttcggctcagctctctcttcaccccaatggaccggcacagtgcccccattactgcggcagctgcaccgatccgtttgtcgatctcccactccattcttccctcactcgtgaacaagaccccgagatacttaaactcctccacttgaggtaggaactcccctccaacctgaagaggacaagccacccttttccggtcgagaaccatggcctcggacttggaggagctgattctcatcccagcagcttcacacttggctgcgaaccgccccagcgcatgctgtaggtctttttgctggagggggccagcaggaccacgtcatctgcaaaaagaggagacaaaatcctctggtccccaaaccagaccccctctggcccttggctgcgtctagaaatcctgtccataaaagttatgaacaggactggtgacaaagggcagccctgccggagtccaacatgcaccaggaacaggtccgacttagtgccggcaatgcgaaccaaactcctgctccgcttgtacagagaccggatggcccctggtaaagggcccccgattccatactcctggagcaccccccacagggcatcacgagggacaaagttgaatgctttctccaggtccacaaaacacatgtggaccggttgggcaaactcccatgaaccctcgagtaccctgtagagggaatagagctggtccagtgttccacagccgggacgaaaaccacactgctcctcctgaagccggggttcaactatcggccggactcttctctccaataccctggcgtaagccttaccagggaggctgaggagtgtgatcccccggtcacccttcttatgtagggggaccaccaccccagtctgctaaTCCAAAGTCACTGTGctcgtccgccacgcaatgttgaagaggtgtgtcaaccatgacagccccacaacatccaaagacttgaggtactcagggcggatctcatccaaccccgaagccctgccaccgcggagcttttaaccacctcggtgacctcagcccgggtgatgaaagagtccaaccccgagtccccagcctctgtttccaccagggaatgcgtgatggcaggattgaggagatccttgaagtactccttccaccgcccgataatgtccccagtcgaggtcagcagctccccacccccactgtaaacagtgttggcgaagcactgcttccccctcctgaggcggtatataattccacatgtgttaattcgtAGTTTTGATGCCTAGTTTTGAtgcctctctctctttctatcttggagagagagagagagagagagagaaaattttaaatttctGCTTTTTAACTATCTTGGAAGTTACTGCAGAGCCAATGTCAAAATGTCTAAAATGTTGCATGAtaatacagataatgaaaatttTCTATCTTCAATACCATTACTTTTAACCCTGAACCCCCTTTTTCTCCTGATTTTCCAGGCAGAGTAACATGTGATTGatgaaactgaaaacaacacAGACGAAAAATGATCAGCAATTCAGAGTTTAGCTGGGCCCTAAACTGCAAGTAGGTGGTTAAAACGTACCTGCTGAGACTGCTTCCTTTCATCTTTCACATGTCAGATAGGACAGAAAGGGCATCAAACATGGGTGAAAAAAGCCTTTGTTCTTTAAGCTGACATTTGAGCAGCATTTCTCCAGGCTTTCTCTAGGCCATTAAACGTTTATGAGTTTTTAAAGAGGTTCAAAAAGGGACTGTCCACAAAAATCCTTTTACAAAAGAATGCAGGTTTTTCATTGTCTGGCCTTTCCTGCCTTTACAGAAAGgctagaaaaaacagaaaagctctGATGTGATGGATTGCAAGCTTTTGATTGACCTCCAAGCTGCTTAATATCTGTCAGAGCTGTACTGAAAGCGACCTTATCAGAGTGATAAAACTGCTCTGCAGACATAACATTTAAACTGTTCAATAGAACCAGTATAAGTTTCAGTTAAGTAAAACAGACTATTTGATATGTCATGAAATATGTCACTTAAATATGTTGTCCTAAAAATGTgctaattagttttttttgcacAGTGACCCTAGAGAATAATATCTTCATGGAAAGACACAAATATAGAAAGAAAGTTTTACATTTCTAACCATTAGCCTTATTATTTATAACAAAGCTACTATTTGCAAAGTCCTCCAATTGATAACCTGTAAATCTCATAAGGGGACtgttaaatcaaataaaaaagttgcTAAAATGCCATGGTCAGTTTTTTGACTAGTGTGgttattttgttgtaaattataattaaactgaataaaGTATACTCTTCCAACAAGCCAACTTCTCATTTGCTCTacgtcatttgttttttttctctgtgtttttattctcatttgtgcttctgtgattttcacttttattttgtatggCTGTAATAATATGCCTAAGCTGAATGCCAGAAAACTGCATACATTTCTGGATAACTTGAAACAAAAACCTGACATCAGTGACCTGCATGTTActatgtggaatatttatttaGTGTTTTAATTAAATCCTACTGTGAAAATTCACTATTTATTGGTCTGCTATTTTTGATTACAATTGTACCATTatttaaaaggcaaaaacagcTCTGGCCATTTGCTTTAAAActtatatagttttttttttgtttttttttagcattttactatatacagctcctccagatcaTGTTTGTCAGACTGATTGCaaccatcaactgttttacttctCACTGATTTTTGTTAAAACGTTGAAaaccaaattttatttttgttcctcttcacaattatgaactgctttgtgttagtctatcacacaaaatgcCACTAGATTACGcagacgtttgtggttgtaaggtgacaaaacgacaaaacacattaatatgttaaTTTTCATTCCTATAGTCCTATATTGGcctcaaaaacacacaaacactagCTACTTTATTGGCCAGTGCTTCAATTATCTCATACCATAATGTCCTGAACCACGAAGACCAATTCAAAGAATGACGCTGGAAGGCGTCCATGTGAAGAGACGGACTGCTGGAGCCAAGCAGACGGACGGGAGACTGGGGAGGATTTGCAGCCTTCTTTTGCAGTAGCTGACGTGGAGCTATGTGTGcatcctgaacacacaatcATTCACTGAAGCCTGTGCAGCTGGAGCCACTCTGCACATCTGTGTCATGGCCAGTGAATCCTGGAGGTAAGCAAAAAAGGGAGGAatattttgttcaaacaaaaacaggagtggtatgtgaaaaaaaagtaaatagtgGGTTTTTACTGAATGTGATTTAGAATTACACAAAACCCGATGACATATTTGTTGAGTGCTTTAATAGCAAGCGTTAATGACGTTATAACGTTCTATAGGACACATTTACAATGAAGCTCTTAAACTATATGGAGCATGGTCGTATTTATTGTTTATGACAGTGTTGCACATCATTAGTCCAGATCAGACTCTGTTTATGTCCATTCCACTTCATTGTGGAAATTTATTGCGAACGCCAGAGGTCTCTTTCACAGATGGAGGAGTAATGGAAAAACTCATCAGGATCGGTCAGGACAGAAAAAGTTTCATAGATTTAGAAGTGGCGAGTGGGTACACGGAAAACTCATTGTGCGGAACAAGCATCAACCAAATAGCTCCTGGGCTTGATTTCTTTCAATTATGCTACTGAGATGAAGTCATTACCAACTAATTCACCTCATACTGGCAACAGTGTCCACTGAGTGAAGGTAATGGAACATATAATACCAGATATGCCTGCTATTTTATTTCCTTGAATCCCTCAGGAGCTATATTCGTAAGATccaggaaaagaaaacattcttTAATTTCTGCACACGTCAATCTATCCAATACCTCTGTATTGCACAATGCACCGATTGGCAGATTCAACATAGACTGAAGAGCCAAGTTGAAAGAAATATACTCTAACTTGTGGGAAATGAACAGATTTGTAAACTTTCCCTGTgagatgatttcatttttaacatAACCTTGATTGGCTTACATAAAATCAAATGCACCTGGTTCGTTATGTAAACATCTCGCAAGCATTAAGGTTTAAGGGGGTCTTCAGTAAACGGTAAAGGCTGAGTAAACCTATTTTGTTGTCCGcttttagaaacattttgcCATCTAGTGGCCAGTGTACTGAATACTTCAGAGATGTGGAAACTCCATAGAGCATGACGGTTTGCCATAAGGGACCATGTAAAAGACCGGTTATTTAAACAAGTGATAATTCAGGTCCTTGTCATATTGTAATAATGATTCCCAGAAGGTCTGAAGCTTATAGGAATGTATCAAATCAATTGTTATGTAAAATAGGATAATGTTTTTGGTGAATGAGGAAGGAACCTAAGCAAACATGCTTGGAGCATAcgaaaatacattattttctttgcaaataacGGTTTTGAGATTTTGGATGTTATACATCCACAATATTTAACTAGTATTAAAAATAATCCTTATGgaacacttttttattttattgacttATTTTCCCTGGCTGTAAATGACATATTTTCAgatttgaaaaacaataaaaacgaATTTAGgagttaataaataaataaataatctcaTAATTGTGTCGACATAAATtgacttaaaatataaaataggcaaaaataaatgcataaattaaaataattaataataatcataatcataataatGTGCCGAAAATCAATATACTTCTTAATTTtgaacaacaaaaatgaaacGTAAATACGTGAAAAGACCAGTGCAGAGATTTAAGGCACAATTCCAACATTTGATATACttagaaacaaatacaaatgaaaaaatgtttttgatttaatGAATTATCgctttttaaagaaattgaGTCCTGCAATAGTGATGTGTGGCCACTAGAGGCATGAGAGAAGAGCAAGTAGACATGAATCACCTCAAAAGTACCAAGATCCCATCAGATAGGTgagcaaatatttttgtttttatgaaaagaATCTTACTGATTCGTATTTAGCTCATTTCGTCCTCtactctctttctttttttaatcatttaagcCAATCATAGTAAAAACCGCCGGACGgaactgttttctttcattcGGATACATTAAGAAGGCGGACCACTTGGGTGTCACACCGTTACCTTTCCAAAAAGCTAAGCACTTCTGAAACTAACGTGTAcacgttttatttttattgatagTTGAATTTTTTTGATGGACTGCGTGGAAAAGAAAAACGCTGACGGAGAAGCGCCCTCCGTCATTGACCGATATTTCACACGGTGGTACAGAGCAGGTAACTATATGAATAATATTAAACAAagaataaacagattttttttgttttgttttttcagtgattgcctttgattttttttttagatatgaaGGGCAAACCGTGTGAGGATCACTGCGTCCTGCAACATTCAAACAGGTAACTATTGTAATCGCATGATTAGAAGTATTTGAATGTATTTATTCCAATATCTCAACTTGTGATTATTATCAATCATAAACTCATAGCATAACAACAGACCTCTTGCAATACATGGAATGTAATTagtaatgaagtttcctgtgccctgcaaaagtattcctctcgtttaaaccttttttcgtTTTCccacgttacaaccacagagCTCTATGTATTTCATTGAGATCGTATATAATGCACCAACATAAAAACGTTCAATCATGTGAAGTTGAACAAAatgacagatggttttcaacaACACAAAAATCTTAAAACTGTGGCGTGAGTTTGTATCGAGCCCCATCCACTCCCAAAATACtgctaaattaaatccagtacAAATAGTTTCTTTCAGATGTCACCAAAATAGTAAATGCAGTTCGTGAAGTCAGTATAAATCTGGCTCTTATGTGAAGGCCTCCGAGACCTGTTggagaatattagtgaacatACGGCATCACGAAGACCGAGGACAGGTCAGAGTTGTGAGGAGGTTTAAAGCAGAGCTCAGTTATAAAATTATATCCCACGCGTTGGACCCAGCTGCAAACCTGTTAAgatatggctgtccacctaattTTAGAGGCTGGATAAGGGCAGTATTAGTCAGACAAGCAGCTAAGGTGCCAGTGGATACTCTGGGGGTTCTGAAGAGATCTGCCACTTACGTGGGTGAATCTATGGACAGGACAACTATCAGTTGTGCACTCTACAAACTGGCATTTTTAGAAGATTGGCAAGAACAAAGCTAGTTAGAATACTGTAGGTCTGGTTGCAGTTTGGCAAAAGCCAAATGTATGGACCACTGCAAACTCTTGGAAGAACCTAGTCAATCAAATGAGGCTAAAACTGAACTTGCACTTGCCAATAGCTATGTATGGTGGAAATCTAACTGAGCACTTCGCCTTGGGAACACCGTCCCTACCTTAGAACATGGCGGAATTGGCATCATTATGCTGTGGCACAGGAAAGATGGTCAAAGTTGATTGGcaagatggatggtgctaaatacagggtaatcctAAATTAttgactgcaaaagacttgagacaagGAGTGGGGGGGGATTAGTTTCTGGCAGATGACAAACCTAAACTTATAACCTGATTTATAACCatcaataaatcacattaaaactTGTGTGTAAGAATGTGAAGATGTTCAAGAGGTATTAGTTGTTTAGCAAGGACTATATATGATGTGCATCTAATaaacttattttaatttgtctgttttCCTCTATTTTCTTAAATCAGTCTGCAATTACATTTTTCTACTGACATCTAATtatacattacatttttattccagCTTTCCCTTATAATTATTCATTCCAGTATTCTTGTAATACAGTATAGTCCCTAGCCCataatactgtaaaaaaaaataataaatagcaTAGACAAATGGGCTTTTAGATGCGTGAAAATTCACTTTTCCTATTGCAGGTTGTGTGTTGTCACCTTGGCAGAGACCCACCCGATCCTTCAGGAAGGACGCACAGTCAAAAGCATCAATTACCAGATCAGTAATGGCTGCAGTCGTCTGAATAATAAAGTATCTGGAAAGTCCAAACGGGTAAAGTCATGAAGCTTCGGATGTTTTTGGTTGATGTGCACAGAAACGATTTTATTACCCAAATTCCTGGAATATTGTTTGCTCTTTCTTTCAACAGGGGGCGCAGTTTCTTACAGATTTTGCACCATTGTGCAGGATAACCTGCTCAGATGAGACAGAGTACACAATCTACAGGTTAgactttctcttttttccctCTGAACATATTTACTGTTTGATTCCTTCTGCATACATTTGGTTATTGTTATTTCAGCTGCATAAGGGGACGTCTTCTGGAGGTCAATGAGAACATTTTAGAAACCCCAAATCTCCTGCTAGAAAAGGTAAATTCTTAATTTCTTTACATGTTATCAGTAACCTTAGATCTTGTTGCATAGAAACCTGTAAGGTTATAGTTGATACTGCGAATGTTTCTGCTGAATATTCATgttctgcttttttgttttacataacCCTTACATTTGAGGCCTTTTTTCAGACtttatgaaacaaaatgttttggaaatgCTTCAGTTCCTCTTTTGTCATCAACTCTGAACAGCCGTCTACCGATGGATATATTGCCATCATCCTTCCAAAGTTTGAGGAAAGCAAGAGCATAACCGAGAATCTCCTGACAAGAGAACAGTTTGAGAGCGTCGTCACCAAACGCAATCTGTCACAACCTCCCTAATGGAGCATGAAGGACTAAACCGTTCTGgtagagtttattttttatttgtttgttccaGACAAAGATTGAGGAAGTGGACTGAATCTTCCTtctgaaaaacacttttatgCAATAGAAGCTCCGTGCCTTCAGTTTTTCACATTGCCGGGTGTTCAGGATGTTTTCAACTTCAtttatgactttatttttatgttattcGATTattaaaaggataaaaaagGAAGCTGTTGTGAAAATACTGTAGATGAATAGTACTTGATCTTTTTTTGTGGAATATAAAAACCAAACCGTGatttatgaaaaatatgttttattttttttcctcaccaTTTTATCAACCTTTCATCATCAAAACATGAGATGGTCCAAAACTAGATGTTTAACGTattttttaaaaaatctggtgGCATTATAAAGTCCAGAATTTCCAGCTTTTCTCACATGGTAAACACATTAATTCCCAAAAGCTTACTGTACGTTATAGATTTGAGTCATTATCTCCCACTCACCCAGTACCAAAGTGATTGTTACCTTAAGAACCACACATTGACTGCTTTAAGTACCACTTTATACATTTAAACATCTCATACCCTTTAATACATATTGGCCTGTTTGGCAGCTTCACACTGATAGTCTTCATAACAAGTACACTTGAATGTTCTGTTTGATGCCCGTTCAGAACTTTTACAATACGATTCGGATTTCTCAGCAGCATGAATGACCTACTGTAGCTTTTTCCTTCTGTCTGGCCACTATCAAATGAAAAAATATCTCCTCTAATAATGCTGGAAGAGTTTTTCATTCATTCGgcatgaaaccttttttttcctattaACATGGCACATGGGGAATGTTCTACAGTAAATGCTATGGCAAAT
This genomic window contains:
- the abitram gene encoding protein Abitram, giving the protein MDCVEKKNADGEAPSVIDRYFTRWYRADMKGKPCEDHCVLQHSNRLCVVTLAETHPILQEGRTVKSINYQISNGCSRLNNKVSGKSKRGAQFLTDFAPLCRITCSDETEYTIYSCIRGRLLEVNENILETPNLLLEKPSTDGYIAIILPKFEESKSITENLLTREQFESVVTKRNLSQPP